Genomic DNA from Ctenopharyngodon idella isolate HZGC_01 chromosome 1, HZGC01, whole genome shotgun sequence:
TAATTCCTTCCGTCTTCGGAAGGCCAAACAAATGGGTTATGCTTTCGCATCTGAATTCACAGCGTCTCCACGACATGCTGAAAACAATACACTGACTGAAGCCTGCCTGTGCCTGGCCTCCTTTCTATATCTTTGGGCGGGCCTTTCAAACTTTGACTTTTACGTTTGCggaagtaatattttttttattcatttacattAATATCAACAGAAAGGCAGTCATAGCTGAAAGATTTACAAAGACTGAGATTACACTCAATGTTCACATCACATTCtacacaaaatatcaaacaataaaaattaaaaaaaagaagaaaagctGGGGAGTTGGaggtttttatattataaaaccaAAATCCTccaataaagaaaacaaatacttGGCTTTGGGACTTTTCATCCCTGTCAATGTCtccaaatatataaaaacatcctCTTTACCATTAATCAGGGAGGAATTTTGaaaaatttacatttgtgtATGTAAAATTTCAGAAAAaggaacaatttttttttttaccataagaTACCTTTTTATCCTTAATTAACaaaccaaactttacagtttccAGAGAGTGTCAGTCTTGCAGGATGTGTGCACCAATTTACAATGAAAAAACAGTGTCCAACCATTTCTATCTGTAATTTACATGTCTGGCATAAATTTGAATCCCCAACATTAAATCTTATTCGTAAAAAATCTTTTGCGGGATATATAGGATTCATAATTTTAAAGTGCACCTAAGTAAATTGGTCGTAATTTCACATACTAATTATAAGTTCATAGAACATATAAGTTCTCTTTACAAGTCCTGGGAAACATTGTAATCAATGTCTTGTAATCAGCATTGTTGTGCTCTGTTAGAgcattttttaatcaataaatatcAACTTTCTATCGTAAGATTACTTTAGATATTATCATTGAATATTTCAAATGCTCATTAAAGGTTgttcacttttttctttttctttctaggattgattgtgtttatggggcgcagtttaacatgtcttcaTGCTTcgtttttcttaaaaaaaaaaagaaagagtgtAGTCAAATATCTTTCGCCAAAAGTATGAGCCCATTACAAAACCTAACCATGCCTTTACTGCACTGGCTAAATCAAACACAGAGCCGTGTTTTGCATGTGGGTAAACACAGCATAATGAAACAATGCTGTACACTGATAACAgaaacgccaacaaacaccaacagaaGTTCGCTGGTGTGATTACAcagaagtttgttggtgtttatAGGCGTATGAAATAGAATTgagctaactggctagcgaagccaAACCacgttggtctttgtttacgtccttgatgcaaccaaaaaatagcaacagaaaCTATAcgtttaaaagacatgtacaaacaataaaacatacttacaggttgggtcccataaacagcagcttctgcttttaaagtgggaactgctccatctttcaATAATaacctttgtgcaaatccagcattgaattcgtgtagattctggaagctgtcttccgtGAAATGTGCAGCACAGACAGCTAAATTAGGATTATAATTGTCAGGAACAGAgttaaacataaattttaacCATTGTTCCCTAAGTCCAGCGTCCCTAGGAAGGCCAAACACAAAAGACTTGCAATCGGGGTGAAAATAACAGCGTTtcgacggcatggcaacaacactctactacaacaactcttcttcCGTAATGCCGCGCGACACGGCCTCGCCCACTTtattgcgtgttcccggggggagggtttatgttaattgcagggttGGGTTACATTCGAtatcaccaacccgggaagaagctcgttgtagtcccaaCCGGTCATATTTGttgcattaaactgccataactttaaaagacaatatctccgtttgcattgaactttcagcgctgtaactttgcagatagtgtttatgctcaagcagcaacattacacactaactaaagttaaaaaagtgtaaTCATCAGCATTGGAATACTCTTGATAATTTTATCATACACTTTAGATTAGCAATTTGATTGTATTGACCAAAAACATCCTGAGTTAGTATATCAACCCCCCCAAAACAcataatctgattttttttgagACTTCATCCTATCATTTCTCTTTTTAATCTACATTCTTATTGCATTGCTCATTACAGTTACAGTATGTGTTCTTTCAAAATCTTCAATGATAGTTCACATACTGCGTTAAAACTCTAGTTCAAAAGTATGGTTAAAATGAGGATTTTATGTTGTTTCAGTCATGGTGTCCATTGTGATGGTCTTGTAAAAATTCGTTGACAAATCTTTTTAGATTAATTTCTAAtgtaggtaaaaaaaaaaaaaaaaaactactcagtggggaaaaaaaaaaaaaaaaaaaaaaaaaaaaaaaaaaaaaaaccaaacgtCTGAAGTCCATTTAGTCTGTTGAAGCCAGGATTGATTCAAtcaatcagttttttttaaacaatcgctaggacacatttctcaatattttggtCAATTTTTCAAAACTAAAGCCCATTTCATATGCATGTTGATAAAACTGTCATGAAAAAGTCATAGATACATTTCcagtatgttttatttgtaatatttcatcaTCAGCACAAGCAGCCATTGCTTCAATTTCTGTGGATGATGATTTGGTCATGTGTGAAAAGTCAAACTTTCCTCCTACTTTACAAatgtaacaaacaaaacacatttaatttaaatagtcCGATAACTGGAATCAAGCAATTCACCAAAAACAGAGGAGGAGCATAAATCAAAAGCCTTGTTTTTCATGCCAATCATTGAAACAGTCCCTCTCAGGCTGAAAGCACAACATCACATCACAAGTCACACACATGACTGGAGTTGTCTGGTTGCAAAGCCTGCAATTCCTTCTACCAACATTTTCCGGTGTGATGTACTTCGGCTTGTGGAAAGGAGGAGGAACTGCTGAGGAAGAGGGAGCTGAGGAAACTGGTGCTGAATCCTGAGGACCCATCTCTGCAAGCTCCAAAATAAGCACTTCCAAGAATGTCTTTCGTGTCAAAGGCTTCTTGTTCTTTCCCTTGGCCATTAGTTTCTGCATGATGAATGCATTCTCTACAGTGATGTCCAAAAagtgataaaaaatacattgaTACCACTTTTTCGGTTTATGTAGAGCTCTGTAATGTCCAGTAATGCAATTAGGTGGATCCACTGCCTCCATGTTCCTAAGtggaaatataaaatgtatatttcaaaCTCAAAAAAGATGTATATTTCAAACTCAAAAAATTAcgaaagcttgtttctgccatgaaataataaaataaaacgtttaaatttttaagtttatatctcacaattcagactttttttttctctgaattgcaaaaaaaggtcaaattgAGAGATAActtggaattgcaagaaaaaagaaaaaaaaagaaaagaggatTGTGATCTAACAagtcacaattactttttttaatctgtggcggaaacaagcttccatagtaaaCGCATTGAAGACTTAACGCAcaggtaaaataaaattacaaggAACATCCCTAAATAAAAATTGTACTAACCTGTTGTAGTCCAACACTGCAGCTGGAATGGGGACCTCCACAAGGGTTCGATGTGCATCACCCTTCACTTTCCTCTGCACAGTATCACCTTTATAGGCTTTGTGGAAGGTGGAACACATCTGCACTTCCTGTGAGTCTTTCCACTCAACAAACAGGAGCTCGTCGTTCCTAATCCAACGCATGGTGCCGCGTGGAGCGTTCCTTGACAATCTGTTCACGGTTGTTTCTGGGAAACCTGTCCTGTTTGCCCAAACAGGGCCACAAGCCCAGATCTTTTTACACAGGAGGTCCCTGAAGAGTGTGGGACTGGTGTAAAATTTGTCTACAAACAGTTTGTAACCAGAGCCCAACATATTTTCATCCACCAATGCCATAACGGACTCGTAACTCAAGCCCTCGCTCTGTGACGTACATGACTTCCCCTCGTAAATAAAGAAGTCCCATGTATAGCCGCAGGTGCAGTCTGTCAGTGCAAAGAGTTTGTACCCCATGTTTGGAGATTCGTTTTTCATGCATCGCTTGAGCCCAGTTCTAGCCTCTAATGTCACCATTCTTTCAACAATGGTGATGTTCTGAAAGGGATGAAAAAACGTCTTGCAGGCCTCCCTAATGACTTGATACAGGGGTTGAATTTTACCCAGCCGTTCATAGGCTGCTGTTCCCCTCCTAACGTTGTTCTTCTCATCCTCCCTGCTGTCACTTAGATGAAGAGCTTTGGAGATTGACAGAAATTTCTGGTAAGACATGATTTTTGCAGGAAAGGACAGACTGAAATGCTGGGACACACTCCAATAGTCAGCTAGTGAAGAGCACTTGAACATGCCCATGTAAATGACCAGTGCTATGTACGACTTCAAGTCGTTTTGACAAATGTTTTCCCACACCTTGCCCCTTCTCTTTTGACACTTGGCTCCATAGCCATTTGTATGCCCTACAATGGTCTGCAACATTGTTTTAGGGAACAACAGTTGAAAAAACTGCAGAGGACTGCTACACCTATTCGGTAAAATCTGAGGGCCAGGTTCTTGGACAGGAGTGAAGTCTATACGAGGTGGCTCATCATCTGCTTCATTTGAGTTGTGCCACCTTTCTGTTGATACACCAGAGAAATCATTTTCACTCTCTCTGCCACCTCCATCAGAAGACGACAGACGGAATCTCTTCCTCTGTTGTGGGTGGTCCTCTGAATCACAGTCCTCCTCTGGTGGGTAAAGGTCAGATGAAGGTCTATTACAAggcacaaaaagaaaaaataagatTAGCAACGTACTACTTGGTAAGTAAAATGGTCATTTTGGTCTGTCCACCTCAGGTCAGGCCAAATCaccattttaataaacattaaaaaaaaacaacaacaaaaaaaaaaactttatgtagttttgtgtatttttgtgacATTAGGACCCCCTACAGTtcaaggaacagttcacccaaaaatgaaaattatccctcaccctcaagccgtcctaggtgtatatgactttcttctttaagCCGAacacagagttatattaaataatatcctggctcttcccagctttgtaaagGCACTGAATTGTTtcgagtttttgaagctccaaaaaaacgcatccatccataataaaagtaatctaaaCGACTCTAGTGGGTTAAAGAACGCCTTCAAGTGAAACTGTGGCTTTCTGTAAGAAAAatctacatatttaaaactttataaactataatcactggcttctggTAATGGCCGTACACACATTCAAGAGAGTTTAGTTCCGCCGGAaaggtgacctctgacccgacgtatgACGTCTACGTCTATGACTCTATTCAATGCCATTagaaagctgggaagagccaggtgattatttaatataactctgattgtgttcgactgaaagaaagtcatatacacctaggatggcatgagggtgagtaaattatgggatcattttcacaTATACTCTAGGTGCATCCTAATTCACATACTTGTGCGCTATTCTATACCATTTTGTAGTATGAATAGtgttataaaaaacaaataaaactcaCCGATCTAAAACAGGGTCAAGACCATCAATAAACATTTCCTCTGCTGTGCTGTCCACACTGCTGGCCACACTGTCTTGGTCACAAATATCAAGATCTTCGTCACTACTGATTATAATATTCTCCACATCAATAGCAGTATTTTTCTTAGCTTCCGCAGCAGAAGCGAGAAGATCAGCCACTGTCGAGGTTTGCCGCTGGATTATAGCAGGGTAAACAAAAGAGTTAGTGGAACGTCTGCTAGAAGATTATCACATGCATCTATAaccaattataaaatataaacaaaccaaaatacagttttatacatttacagCCCAACTGTTTTTCTTAATAGGAAATCAAACTCGTTTATGAGAATCAGTTCTTTCGACCCGTTTGTATGAAAGAACTGACTCAAAATACAACTTTTATTTGGAAAAGCATACTACTCCTATCATATCTTCCATGTCTCAGATTCAGCACATAAAACAACTGAATTCAAGtcattaaaaacttaaatataacttatatttacattaattacTATCATTTACATATTCTCAACaccaacaaaaaagttctagtatatttttttaaaacaagtatATTATAAACTGCAGTTATACAAAACTAACGATTTATATGCATGTTGACAAAACTGCCATACAGTCAAGTCAGCATTCACAGACGACGTTCACACTTTCAGTATAGTATGCGTTTAAAAAGGGAGCAGCGCATTCTTGAGGGCATGAAACCGCATCCGGAATCATTCATGACAAACCTGGACGTGACatgtattataataaaattagatATATatctaattatattaatataatcctccttattaataaatgatacctttatgaaaatgtaatttaccatGAATTAACTGTAGTAATATTGTAGTAACCATGCTTAGTAAGCAAGACTGTTATAAGTACTATATTAGTTAAATCTGTTTAAAGGTATCTGTGATACTggcttaaaggggtcatgaactgcattttttttttaattaatgttttctgaggtccatttataatgttagcaTAATTTAGAATATTAcagtaataggctattttcTCTCGTTTTTGACCAAATGCGCCGCATTCAAGATGTGGAAGTAAATGCCCACTGCTACAACTGGGTAACAGTTTTGCATAGCTAAATAATTTAACACCCTTGCCATTACATGAgagaaattgttttgaaaactcCCAATGTTGAAAAATGGCAACTGTGAAATCCAGCCATATATGTAAGAGCCAGTCTGATCCCGAGCCTACACCTCAAATAGAGGATACTCTAGTCTGCAACAGCGTGGTAATTAAAGGTCCCATGACATGCTACTTTTTGGAtgcttttatataggcctaagtGGTCCCTAGTACTGTATCTTAAGTCTTTTTTTCcgaaattcagccttggtgcagAATTTCAGCCACTACGAGTCAGTCCAACAATGAGCTTTCCTCAGGACCTGCCGTTTCTGGGTCTGTAGCTTTAAATGCTAATGAGGAGCAGAGAGGCGGGGCAAGGTGGAGGGTGGGTGTGGTCTTAACCAGCTTGCGGCCAAGGTACCATGCGCTAATGTTGACAGTGGATGTATCGCAATGGCTCATAGACCCGCAGTCGTTCAAGCGTTTCAGTTCGACCCAGAATCCGATCCGGATGGAGAAGCACCGGATGAAGTAGTTGCAACTCAGCGGCTACAGCAGGACGTCTCAGAGTGGttagtttaaaattaattatcattaaattttagtttaaaatgtattatcgTGTAGCTAATGCTAGCCTACGTTGTTGGCTTTTCATGTTGCTCTGATTtgctatcatatatatatatatatatatatatatatatatatatatatatatatatatatgtgtgtgtgtgtgtgtgtgtgaagacttaagatgcaaaagcctctaagtgtcATCTggatttttcttataaaatgaacatttttatcagtatgtttatgttcaattattacactttaatggcaatgaaaatgacctattaattgcaattaatgtGAAATTTCTGAACCTAAACAAACGAgcttgatttataaaaaaaaaaaaaaaacattttagaagacgatttcagacggcacttataggcttttgcatctgaagtcttcaattATATCAAGCTCTGCAATCTGTAAATGTGGATATCGCGTGCACCATAACACCAACAGCAGAACGGTTATCCAAACAACAAAAAGAAGTGTACAATACTCGCATTACAGTGTGTGTATTGACACACATACTTGATGCCATCTACCTTTACATTAGCGACATTAACTGGGCGGTTAGCGGCAGAGCTAATGTTACAGCTACATTCTAAGGATAACAAGCTAGGTAACCATATACAGTAAAGCAAAAGAATTGTACAGTATTAGTTGACTTACTTGTCCGAGGTTTGTAGCTGCGCCAAGAAGAGTTGGTACTGATCCAGACTTTATTTTCAGACGTTCAGAAAGGCCAGCACTGTATTGGCCCAAGTTGAGGAAACAGTCGTCGGTAAAATGTTTGGCGCAGACATACAAAACTTTGGGAAGTTGTGTCGGCGCAttgttttggaaaataaaattaacccACTGTTTCTTTATAGGCTCGGATAAAGGAACTAAAAATAGACTCCGGTGTTCATCTGTACATCCAAACACTGAGCAACTGCCATGCTTCGCTCGTTTACAAGCCATGATGtctcgaggaaaaaaaaaaaaaaaaacgcgcCCCCTCGCACGGTAGTAGGTCATTTTCTCATGGGCGGGCAAAGCAGAGAAAGGGGAGGTAATCTTTCCTCTTATGACGACATATGGGGAAGATTCCAGTTTGGGTCGTCTGAGCTTTCGTTTTCTCAAACGCGAAGCAAAACACCCAGGGCTCGGTTTACACCCATCGCCTTTTCTAGCCACTGGGCGACCATAAGCAGGCTAGGGGAActcatattaatgttaaaaaaatctcataaaGTGAAATTTTCATGCCATGGgacctttaatatatttattcctaatgtattattacattatattatggTTAAAGATGTTacagaaatatgtttatttcattacatAGTTGAAACATTTGCCAACTGTGCAACATTTATGTACATTACATATGCTTTATAAGCCTTGGTTGGAGAGACCCGCAGCCACAGGACGGAAGTGATAGTCTTTCACATGGATTTTGATCAGATCAATATCTAcaatattttatcatattttttaaatagtcacTTTTCTGTTCATATATGCATAAGGTATCACAAACATTTTGTTGTTAGTGCATTAATGACACTGAGAACAAATACCTTTAActtttttaatcttaaatatgaaatatactgttacaaaattaacatttttaaaattaaaatatagcaGTATATTGttgaactaaaaatgaactaTTGTGTTTGTATCCATGAGACCTagtatgccccattttacaatatgtaaaatatgtctCTGATGTCCCTTAAGTGTGTATTGTTAAGCCAAAACGCACCATTTTTCTCTTTATATGCAAATGAGCCGGTGCTCCTGTCCCAGCCTcctttcaagaagagggtgAAGCTTCAAGAGCTCGTGCTCCGGCATACCgtcaacaataaaacaacgtGCAATTTTGAACTACAAAACTCATTTACGACAATTCTGATAGCATGTGAAAGTAGTGTCAGTGAAAACAGTCAGAGACAAAGGTAGCTTTAGCAACATTAGCCGTACAGATTGCCACAAGCCCTTTCAGAAAGGCAATTTGGAAGGACTTACAACATATGACGTGATACTTACTTTGTGTGGATCTGAAGTTTGCGGACGAAGCGTTGGTATTGACCCATATTTCAGAATCAACCTTTgtgaaaatccagcgttgaaaAGACCCTCGTTTGCGAAGCAGTCCGGCGCAAAATGATTAGCGCAAACGTACAAGACTTTAACTATTTTCTTCGGGACATTTcctttgaaaatgaaatttaaccaCGATGTCCTCTGTGACTCAGATTGCGGAagtctatggagactcttatgttcAGTGGTACATCCCAAAACATGACACTTGTAATGCCTCTTTGGCGCAGACATTGTACAGCTACAGTGAGGATACCGAAATGGCGAACTGTCTAtttgctaatagggcagattgtCATCGGCGGTGGGCGGGGCTTCTCCCTACGATTACATCATTGTAGGGGGAATCTGAATCAGCTAGTTTGAAGAGACTGCTTTTGATTTATGggtattgtgaaaaaaaaatgagggagtggatttttaccattataggctggttgttctcACACACTGCAGACACACATCAGTGTTCAAATACCTTATAAaggtgaattttgcataataggtccccttcaAACATGATTAAGAggcattattttaaaacactgctcaCTGCACAAAGTGcctatttaaaattatttttaaatatcaaaatccATGTGAAAATAGCTCATATctaataaaagaaaattacGTGTATAAGCTCCGCCCCTCACTTCCGTTCTATGGCTGCTTGTCTGAAACTGCTGGCACTGCTACTGGAGCAAATAAAGTTCAAACAGTTCTttagttgtgtcccaaatgacgcactacaCTCATACACTGTACTCAAACGTGTAGTGCATAAATTAAAAGGTTTTGTCATTCATCATTGGAGTCTGATAGCTCCTCCCCCTCCtctacgtaattaaagctgcgacagatGAGTGCATGAAGCTTCTCAACATTCCACATTTCTTCGCTTTTTCGGTTAATTAAATGCATCTTCCGGCTATTTGAAGTGTATTatagtgtgaacacactactagCACTATACTACAACACTAGGACGCACGTTTTGAGTTACCAGTTATAGCTGACAAAAGGATAACGGTGTTTCGTGTAAACGAATTCATCGTTCATTATTTTTAGTCAAGTAAAAGTGTATACATGTATGTGCATTTGTGCATTTATTGGTTTGAAACGTATAACTACTcatcaaacgatctgtaaaagACAAAGCAATAGTGACGCATGGTAAAAATATTGTTACTCACACATTTGTGTTGGGGCATTACTGTCGGCTCCAGTATAGTCGGCACAgcatcatcttttattttcagtctctcGGAAAAGCCTGCGTCGAACTGCGACTTGTTTATAAACGAATCCGGAGTAAAATGAAGCGAACAAACGAACAGTGTCTTATTGACGCGATCTGGAACTTcgttaaaaataaagttcatccaCGCTTTACTAATGTTAGGATCACGCGGAAGGCAATGCAAAGATTGTGCTTTTCCACAACTTAGTACTGCACAACGTCTTGTAATCCTCAGAGGCATCTCTATCGTTTTGTTGCTCGAGTAATCCTGTGTTTGCGTCTCTCGCGCATTTGCTCTTCCTACTACATGCGTGAATCGGTGGGCGGGGCTGAACAGGCAATGGCgtagaagtaggcgttgatcttcTGCAGAGGCAGTCTTTCTTTTGAATGATAtaatgtttttggactaacGAGGAagttgagttctgaaacttacatgatgtttttatagtacaataaACGCATATGTCAAAATATCAAGGGGAattatttctcaattcatgacccctttaaaaggaTTCCCCTGCATCATTAAACAGTTCGACCAAGGAGTCTCTCCCCTCCTCTtagagagcctactctgctctgattggtcagatggcccagtctttTTTGAATTTCAGCTACGGAGGATTCGTTAATGTTTGTATCATTGATTTAGCAGAACTATTTCGAGACAGTAACGTGAGATAGCCGGTTAGCAGAGGCCTACAGCTGTGCACTGGGTGTACACagtataaaacacaaaactacgtATTTTGAACACTCGgcacaaaatatatacataatcatacttacaggttgtaaTAAAGTTGATCCAGAGGCGCAAGAAGGCCCAAATAATGTAGGTACTCCCCCATCTTTAATGAATAAACGTTTTGCAAATCCCGCATTGACCTCGGAGAGatttgagaagcagtcgtccgtaaaatgacgggaacataACAAAAGGTTGGGGTTAAACTGCTGTGGTACCAttgtaaaaatgaatttcaacCACTGACTCTTCACATCCTCGTCCTTTGGAAGTCCATGCAGCGTGGTTTTGCTTTTGCagcgcagaaaacagcgtcttctcgacatgtcgacaacacgaaccaaactcttccaagcctcagctacaactacaggcAGTTCACAATAGGTTCCTTCTTTTTGGAGACATTTGTCGTGCGCTTTGGTTTACTAAAAGAGGCacgttaaatgcaaatgagctgctgctcccgcccacCCCTTTTCCCTGCTACTGAATACTGGACTCTATGAACCAGAGAAGGACACTGAAGAAGAAAAGACTCCGGCAAAAGTGATAACTTCGAGAATGCACAAGAACGTTTCTGAATGCTTAGTTGGCGAATTATATAATTGTTGTAGAGTTTTTCATCCGTTTCGCAACGATGGATGAGCAACACACTAAAT
This window encodes:
- the LOC127518702 gene encoding piggyBac transposable element-derived protein 4-like isoform X4, with the protein product MGEYLHYLGLLAPLDQLYYNLAGLSERLKIKSGSVPTLLGAATNLGQRQTSTVADLLASAAEAKKNTAIDVENIIISSDEDLDICDQDSVASSVDSTAEEMFIDGLDPVLDRPSSDLYPPEEDCDSEDHPQQRKRFRLSSSDGGGRESENDFSGVSTERWHNSNEADDEPPRIDFTPVQEPGPQILPNRCSSPLQFFQLLFPKTMLQTIVGHTNGYGAKCQKRRGKVWENICQNDLKSYIALVIYMGMFKCSSLADYWSVSQHFSLSFPAKIMSYQKFLSISKALHLSDSREDEKNNVRRGTAAYERLGKIQPLYQVIREACKTFFHPFQNITIVERMVTLEARTGLKRCMKNESPNMGYKLFALTDCTCGYTWDFFIYEGKSCTSQSEGLSYESVMALVDENMLGSGYKLFVDKFYTSPTLFRDLLCKKIWACGPVWANRTGFPETTVNRLSRNAPRGTMRWIRNDELLFVEWKDSQEVQMCSTFHKAYKGDTVQRKVKGDAHRTLVEVPIPAAVLDYNRNVGTVDPSSFITGHYRVLHKPKKWYQCVFYHLLDITVENAFILHELVAERKKQKALTRKAFLEKLVLELTEMDDENRSDSAPVSSAHPPAPLSSSPPSPSSPKSSVTEGSHKPKYFMSDSTVGRRKCRLCHQKTPIMCGTCEVPLCFQPKRDCFNQWHEVQAV
- the LOC127518702 gene encoding piggyBac transposable element-derived protein 4-like isoform X1 — encoded protein: MSRRLVAEAWKSLVRVVDMSRRRCFLRCKSKTTLHGLPKDEDVKSQWLKFIFTMVPQQFNPNLLLCSRHFTDDCFSNLSEVNAGFAKRLFIKDGGVPTLFGPSCASGSTLLQPRQTSTVADLLASAAEAKKNTAIDVENIIISSDEDLDICDQDSVASSVDSTAEEMFIDGLDPVLDRPSSDLYPPEEDCDSEDHPQQRKRFRLSSSDGGGRESENDFSGVSTERWHNSNEADDEPPRIDFTPVQEPGPQILPNRCSSPLQFFQLLFPKTMLQTIVGHTNGYGAKCQKRRGKVWENICQNDLKSYIALVIYMGMFKCSSLADYWSVSQHFSLSFPAKIMSYQKFLSISKALHLSDSREDEKNNVRRGTAAYERLGKIQPLYQVIREACKTFFHPFQNITIVERMVTLEARTGLKRCMKNESPNMGYKLFALTDCTCGYTWDFFIYEGKSCTSQSEGLSYESVMALVDENMLGSGYKLFVDKFYTSPTLFRDLLCKKIWACGPVWANRTGFPETTVNRLSRNAPRGTMRWIRNDELLFVEWKDSQEVQMCSTFHKAYKGDTVQRKVKGDAHRTLVEVPIPAAVLDYNRNVGTVDPSSFITGHYRVLHKPKKWYQCVFYHLLDITVENAFILHELVAERKKQKALTRKAFLEKLVLELTEMDDENRSDSAPVSSAHPPAPLSSSPPSPSSPKSSVTEGSHKPKYFMSDSTVGRRKCRLCHQKTPIMCGTCEVPLCFQPKRDCFNQWHEVQAV
- the LOC127518702 gene encoding piggyBac transposable element-derived protein 4-like isoform X2 → MTYYRARGRVFFFFFPRDIMACKRAKHGSCSVFGCTDEHRSLFLVPLSEPIKKQWVNFIFQNNAPTQLPKVLYVCAKHFTDDCFLNLGQYSAGLSERLKIKSGSVPTLLGAATNLGQRQTSTVADLLASAAEAKKNTAIDVENIIISSDEDLDICDQDSVASSVDSTAEEMFIDGLDPVLDRPSSDLYPPEEDCDSEDHPQQRKRFRLSSSDGGGRESENDFSGVSTERWHNSNEADDEPPRIDFTPVQEPGPQILPNRCSSPLQFFQLLFPKTMLQTIVGHTNGYGAKCQKRRGKVWENICQNDLKSYIALVIYMGMFKCSSLADYWSVSQHFSLSFPAKIMSYQKFLSISKALHLSDSREDEKNNVRRGTAAYERLGKIQPLYQVIREACKTFFHPFQNITIVERMVTLEARTGLKRCMKNESPNMGYKLFALTDCTCGYTWDFFIYEGKSCTSQSEGLSYESVMALVDENMLGSGYKLFVDKFYTSPTLFRDLLCKKIWACGPVWANRTGFPETTVNRLSRNAPRGTMRWIRNDELLFVEWKDSQEVQMCSTFHKAYKGDTVQRKVKGDAHRTLVEVPIPAAVLDYNRNMEAVDPPNCITGHYRALHKPKKWYQCIFYHFLDITVENAFIMQKLMAKGKNKKPLTRKTFLEVLILELAEMGPQDSAPVSSAPSSSAVPPPFHKPKYITPENVGRRNCRLCNQTTPVMCVTCDVMLCFQPERDCFNDWHEKQGF
- the LOC127518702 gene encoding piggyBac transposable element-derived protein 4-like isoform X3, which translates into the protein MPLRITRRCAVLSCGKAQSLHCLPRDPNISKAWMNFIFNEVPDRVNKTLFVCSLHFTPDSFINKSQFDAGFSERLKIKDDAVPTILEPTVMPQHKCRQTSTVADLLASAAEAKKNTAIDVENIIISSDEDLDICDQDSVASSVDSTAEEMFIDGLDPVLDRPSSDLYPPEEDCDSEDHPQQRKRFRLSSSDGGGRESENDFSGVSTERWHNSNEADDEPPRIDFTPVQEPGPQILPNRCSSPLQFFQLLFPKTMLQTIVGHTNGYGAKCQKRRGKVWENICQNDLKSYIALVIYMGMFKCSSLADYWSVSQHFSLSFPAKIMSYQKFLSISKALHLSDSREDEKNNVRRGTAAYERLGKIQPLYQVIREACKTFFHPFQNITIVERMVTLEARTGLKRCMKNESPNMGYKLFALTDCTCGYTWDFFIYEGKSCTSQSEGLSYESVMALVDENMLGSGYKLFVDKFYTSPTLFRDLLCKKIWACGPVWANRTGFPETTVNRLSRNAPRGTMRWIRNDELLFVEWKDSQEVQMCSTFHKAYKGDTVQRKVKGDAHRTLVEVPIPAAVLDYNRNVGTVDPSSFITGHYRVLHKPKKWYQCVFYHLLDITVENAFILHELVAERKKQKALTRKAFLEKLVLELTEMDDENRSDSAPVSSAHPPAPLSSSPPSPSSPKSSVTEGSHKPKYFMSDSTVGRRKCRLCHQKTPIMCGTCEVPLCFQPKRDCFNQWHEVQAV